One part of the Arabidopsis thaliana chromosome 4, partial sequence genome encodes these proteins:
- a CDS encoding oxidoreductase yields the protein MELERFRIYGASGSKWKTLKNRRLQNWGGMVHEKGLVPQELPPWLTKITAEIHESSGLFPSAINHVLINEYHPDQGIMPHQDGPAYFPVVAILSLGSPVVMDFTPHLRLRSGDGYISKDQSPCAESCAPERDSFSVLLMPQSLLIFKDDAYSDFLHGISDSPTQCYNQVVNEAEALAYSNEEDSRKDGDKIFHRDQTRVSLTCRLVPKVRKNLFRF from the exons ATGGAGTTAGAGAGATTCAGG ATATATGGAGCATCTGGTTCCAAGTGGAAGACATTAAAGAACAGAAGATTACAGAACTGGG GTGGTATGGTCCATGAAAAGGGTCTTGTTCCACAAGAGT tGCCTCCCTGGCTGACAAAGATAACAGCGGAAATTCATGAAAGCTCGGGTCTGTTCCCTTCTGCTATAAATCATGTCCTCATCAATGAATACCATCCTGACCAAGGGATTATG CCGCATCAAGATGGACCCGCTTACTTTCCTGTTGTAGCTATCTTGTCTCTTGGCTCACCTGTTGTTATGGACTTCACTCCGCATTTGAGATTAAGATCAGGCGATGGTTACATTTCCAAAGACCAAAGTCCCTGTGCAGAGAGTTGTGCCCCTGAGAGAGACTCATTCTCTGTCTTGTTGATGCCTCAAAGCTTACTCATCTTCAAAGATGACGCATATTCAG ATTTCCTCCACGGCATTAGCGATAGTCCAACACAATGTTACAACCAG GTCGTTAATGAAGCTGAAGCTTTGGCTTACTCTAAcgaagaagattcaagaaaagaTGGTGACAAGATTTTTCACAGAGACCAAACTCGAGTTTCACTTACTTGCCGTCTAGTTCCCAAAGTCCGTAAAAATCTCTTCAGATTCTAG
- a CDS encoding oxidoreductase: MELERFRVGLTPTVFYIPGFITDEEQTQLLNHIYGASGSKWKTLKNRRLQNWGGMVHEKGLVPQELPPWLTKITAEIHESSGLFPSAINHVLINEYHPDQGIMPHQDGPAYFPVVAILSLGSPVVMDFTPHLRLRSGDGYISKDQSPCAESCAPERDSFSVLLMPQSLLIFKDDAYSDFLHGISDSPTQCYNQVVNEAEALAYSNEEDSRKDGDKIFHRDQTRVSLTCRLVPKVRKNLFRF; encoded by the exons ATGGAGTTAGAGAGATTCAGGGTAGGTCTTACTCCAACTGTATTCTACATTCCCGGTTTCATAACTGACGAAGAGCAAACTCAGCTCCTAAATCAT ATATATGGAGCATCTGGTTCCAAGTGGAAGACATTAAAGAACAGAAGATTACAGAACTGGG GTGGTATGGTCCATGAAAAGGGTCTTGTTCCACAAGAGT tGCCTCCCTGGCTGACAAAGATAACAGCGGAAATTCATGAAAGCTCGGGTCTGTTCCCTTCTGCTATAAATCATGTCCTCATCAATGAATACCATCCTGACCAAGGGATTATG CCGCATCAAGATGGACCCGCTTACTTTCCTGTTGTAGCTATCTTGTCTCTTGGCTCACCTGTTGTTATGGACTTCACTCCGCATTTGAGATTAAGATCAGGCGATGGTTACATTTCCAAAGACCAAAGTCCCTGTGCAGAGAGTTGTGCCCCTGAGAGAGACTCATTCTCTGTCTTGTTGATGCCTCAAAGCTTACTCATCTTCAAAGATGACGCATATTCAG ATTTCCTCCACGGCATTAGCGATAGTCCAACACAATGTTACAACCAG GTCGTTAATGAAGCTGAAGCTTTGGCTTACTCTAAcgaagaagattcaagaaaagaTGGTGACAAGATTTTTCACAGAGACCAAACTCGAGTTTCACTTACTTGCCGTCTAGTTCCCAAAGTCCGTAAAAATCTCTTCAGATTCTAG
- a CDS encoding oxidoreductase, with translation MVHEKGLVPQELPPWLTKITAEIHESSGLFPSAINHVLINEYHPDQGIMPHQDGPAYFPVVAILSLGSPVVMDFTPHLRLRSGDGYISKDQSPCAESCAPERDSFSVLLMPQSLLIFKDDAYSDFLHGISDSPTQCYNQVVNEAEALAYSNEEDSRKDGDKIFHRDQTRVSLTCRLVPKVRKNLFRF, from the exons ATGGTCCATGAAAAGGGTCTTGTTCCACAAGAGT tGCCTCCCTGGCTGACAAAGATAACAGCGGAAATTCATGAAAGCTCGGGTCTGTTCCCTTCTGCTATAAATCATGTCCTCATCAATGAATACCATCCTGACCAAGGGATTATG CCGCATCAAGATGGACCCGCTTACTTTCCTGTTGTAGCTATCTTGTCTCTTGGCTCACCTGTTGTTATGGACTTCACTCCGCATTTGAGATTAAGATCAGGCGATGGTTACATTTCCAAAGACCAAAGTCCCTGTGCAGAGAGTTGTGCCCCTGAGAGAGACTCATTCTCTGTCTTGTTGATGCCTCAAAGCTTACTCATCTTCAAAGATGACGCATATTCAG ATTTCCTCCACGGCATTAGCGATAGTCCAACACAATGTTACAACCAG GTCGTTAATGAAGCTGAAGCTTTGGCTTACTCTAAcgaagaagattcaagaaaagaTGGTGACAAGATTTTTCACAGAGACCAAACTCGAGTTTCACTTACTTGCCGTCTAGTTCCCAAAGTCCGTAAAAATCTCTTCAGATTCTAG
- a CDS encoding oxidoreductase (oxidoreductases; FUNCTIONS IN: oxidoreductase activity; INVOLVED IN: biological_process unknown; LOCATED IN: endomembrane system; EXPRESSED IN: 17 plant structures; EXPRESSED DURING: 8 growth stages; CONTAINS InterPro DOMAIN/s: Oxoglutarate/iron-dependent oxygenase (InterPro:IPR005123); Has 320 Blast hits to 320 proteins in 141 species: Archae - 0; Bacteria - 19; Metazoa - 112; Fungi - 69; Plants - 54; Viruses - 3; Other Eukaryotes - 63 (source: NCBI BLink).) has protein sequence MKRVLFHKSVMPPWLTKITAEIHESSGLFPSAINHVLINEYHPDQGIMPHQDGPAYFPVVAILSLGSPVVMDFTPHLRLRSGDGYISKDQSPCAESCAPERDSFSVLLMPQSLLIFKDDAYSDFLHGISDSPTQCYNQVVNEAEALAYSNEEDSRKDGDKIFHRDQTRVSLTCRLVPKVRKNLFRF, from the exons ATGAAAAGGGTCTTGTTCCACAAGAGTGTAA tGCCTCCCTGGCTGACAAAGATAACAGCGGAAATTCATGAAAGCTCGGGTCTGTTCCCTTCTGCTATAAATCATGTCCTCATCAATGAATACCATCCTGACCAAGGGATTATG CCGCATCAAGATGGACCCGCTTACTTTCCTGTTGTAGCTATCTTGTCTCTTGGCTCACCTGTTGTTATGGACTTCACTCCGCATTTGAGATTAAGATCAGGCGATGGTTACATTTCCAAAGACCAAAGTCCCTGTGCAGAGAGTTGTGCCCCTGAGAGAGACTCATTCTCTGTCTTGTTGATGCCTCAAAGCTTACTCATCTTCAAAGATGACGCATATTCAG ATTTCCTCCACGGCATTAGCGATAGTCCAACACAATGTTACAACCAG GTCGTTAATGAAGCTGAAGCTTTGGCTTACTCTAAcgaagaagattcaagaaaagaTGGTGACAAGATTTTTCACAGAGACCAAACTCGAGTTTCACTTACTTGCCGTCTAGTTCCCAAAGTCCGTAAAAATCTCTTCAGATTCTAG
- a CDS encoding oxidoreductase has translation MPHQDGPAYFPVVAILSLGSPVVMDFTPHLRLRSGDGYISKDQSPCAESCAPERDSFSVLLMPQSLLIFKDDAYSDFLHGISDSPTQCYNQVVNEAEALAYSNEEDSRKDGDKIFHRDQTRVSLTCRLVPKVRKNLFRF, from the exons ATG CCGCATCAAGATGGACCCGCTTACTTTCCTGTTGTAGCTATCTTGTCTCTTGGCTCACCTGTTGTTATGGACTTCACTCCGCATTTGAGATTAAGATCAGGCGATGGTTACATTTCCAAAGACCAAAGTCCCTGTGCAGAGAGTTGTGCCCCTGAGAGAGACTCATTCTCTGTCTTGTTGATGCCTCAAAGCTTACTCATCTTCAAAGATGACGCATATTCAG ATTTCCTCCACGGCATTAGCGATAGTCCAACACAATGTTACAACCAG GTCGTTAATGAAGCTGAAGCTTTGGCTTACTCTAAcgaagaagattcaagaaaagaTGGTGACAAGATTTTTCACAGAGACCAAACTCGAGTTTCACTTACTTGCCGTCTAGTTCCCAAAGTCCGTAAAAATCTCTTCAGATTCTAG